Proteins encoded within one genomic window of Flavobacteriales bacterium:
- a CDS encoding Crp/Fnr family transcriptional regulator: MISSDLLIRYNARLKEYKEGDFLFRQNDIPRYYFQLDKGEVKVCNTNSFGKEFIQSIFSEGRGVGESALLGEYKYPANCIALEESKVWLLPKKGFLSLLEENMNVHFEVSKAISKHLHYKAVISSEISIENPEHKIIALIDYLKNDIYKIHEPFEYKVRLSRQQLADLIGLRVETVIRTIKKLEAQNKIKLIKHKIFR; the protein is encoded by the coding sequence ATGATATCAAGCGACTTACTTATAAGGTACAACGCTCGTTTAAAAGAATACAAAGAAGGAGACTTTCTTTTTAGACAAAACGATATTCCTAGATATTATTTTCAATTGGATAAAGGTGAAGTCAAAGTTTGCAATACAAACTCATTTGGAAAAGAGTTTATACAATCCATTTTTTCAGAAGGAAGAGGAGTAGGAGAATCGGCCCTATTAGGAGAATATAAATACCCTGCAAATTGTATAGCTCTTGAAGAAAGTAAAGTTTGGTTACTTCCCAAAAAGGGTTTTTTATCCTTATTAGAGGAAAACATGAATGTACATTTTGAAGTATCTAAAGCCATTTCAAAACACTTGCACTATAAAGCAGTTATATCATCAGAAATATCTATTGAAAACCCAGAGCATAAAATAATTGCACTTATTGATTACCTGAAGAATGATATTTATAAAATACATGAACCATTTGAATATAAAGTAAGGTTAAGCAGGCAGCAATTGGCAGACTTAATAGGTCTAAGAGTAGAAACAGTAATTAGAACTATTAAAAAGCTTGAAGCTCAGAATAAAATCAA
- a CDS encoding group III truncated hemoglobin, with protein MRNIKTYEDIKQLVDSFYQKVVSDDMIGYIFTEIQRVNWDYHLPRMYSFWQTVLFGDVSYKGNPMLKHFYVNKNEPLKAEYFQRWLFLWENTINDLFKGEVAEKAKYSAKNMAVGLQNTLKIPLH; from the coding sequence ATGAGAAATATTAAAACATATGAGGATATCAAACAATTAGTAGATTCATTTTACCAAAAAGTTGTAAGTGATGACATGATTGGATATATCTTTACAGAAATCCAAAGAGTGAATTGGGATTATCATTTACCTCGCATGTATTCCTTTTGGCAAACGGTATTATTTGGTGATGTCTCTTACAAGGGGAATCCAATGCTGAAACACTTTTATGTCAATAAAAATGAACCCTTAAAAGCAGAATATTTTCAGAGGTGGTTGTTTTTATGGGAAAACACTATAAACGATTTGTTCAAAGGTGAAGTAGCAGAAAAAGCTAAATATAGTGCCAAAAACATGGCTGTAGGACTTCAAAACACTTTGAAAATACCTTTACATTAA